Proteins co-encoded in one Pirellulales bacterium genomic window:
- a CDS encoding HEAT repeat domain-containing protein — MRARGFLLSILPAVAIVLALSGRATAVAADESSDDSVGTIATLLGDKDKDIRALGLQQVREAAKGTKATEQFAGLLAKLPADARVGLLDALADRGDKAARLAVLEQLRSQDGAVRDAALRALGSIGEPADMPQLVQFLSTGSEADQAAARGSLTHLPGHTIDTAIAGELAGATPKIRSEIIEILAARRAIGTVSNLLTAAEDSDPMVRKAAMAALGELATPCAKDVGSMLRGVVKAEPGTERDAAEKAVLLVCNRIEDPAKRAAPILVGWTQLFTEDQRTILLPALGRVGGPDALKVVEAAIADPNPRRADAGIRAICNWPDATVAPRLLALFQSNADPERQSLLLRALTRVAVLHDKRSNAQRLALLKTCMSLATHDDERNYVVKRAAAVRTVDALRFLVPFLERPPLAQEACASIVELAHHRELRLPNEAEFAKALDAVIRICKDPGVVDHAQRYKANKT; from the coding sequence GTGAGAGCGCGCGGTTTTCTTCTTTCGATCTTGCCCGCCGTCGCGATTGTTCTTGCATTGAGCGGCCGCGCTACGGCCGTCGCGGCCGATGAAAGCTCCGACGACTCGGTCGGCACCATTGCCACTTTGCTCGGCGACAAGGACAAAGACATTCGCGCTTTGGGCCTGCAGCAGGTTCGCGAAGCGGCCAAGGGGACGAAGGCGACCGAGCAATTCGCCGGATTGCTGGCGAAATTGCCCGCCGATGCTCGAGTCGGCTTGCTCGATGCACTGGCCGACCGTGGTGATAAGGCGGCCCGGCTGGCCGTGCTCGAGCAACTTCGCAGCCAGGACGGTGCGGTCCGCGACGCGGCGCTGCGGGCTCTCGGTTCGATCGGAGAGCCAGCCGACATGCCGCAATTGGTTCAATTTCTTTCCACCGGTTCCGAGGCCGATCAGGCTGCCGCCCGTGGAAGCCTGACGCATTTGCCGGGCCACACGATCGACACAGCGATCGCCGGCGAGCTGGCGGGCGCGACGCCGAAGATTCGCTCGGAAATAATCGAAATTCTCGCGGCCCGCAGGGCGATCGGCACCGTCTCGAACCTTCTCACGGCTGCCGAAGATTCCGATCCGATGGTCCGCAAGGCAGCGATGGCGGCGCTCGGCGAGTTGGCGACGCCCTGCGCCAAGGATGTCGGGTCGATGCTTAGGGGCGTGGTCAAGGCGGAGCCCGGCACGGAGCGCGACGCGGCGGAAAAAGCTGTGTTGTTGGTTTGCAATCGAATCGAGGATCCCGCGAAACGTGCCGCGCCGATTCTGGTCGGTTGGACCCAGTTGTTCACGGAAGACCAGCGCACGATCCTTTTGCCGGCGCTCGGCCGCGTCGGCGGCCCCGATGCGTTGAAGGTTGTCGAAGCGGCCATCGCCGATCCGAATCCGCGCCGCGCCGATGCCGGCATCCGCGCGATCTGCAATTGGCCCGACGCCACCGTCGCCCCGCGGCTGTTGGCGCTGTTTCAATCCAATGCCGATCCCGAGCGGCAAAGCTTGCTTCTGCGGGCGCTGACGCGCGTGGCCGTGTTGCACGACAAGCGCAGCAACGCGCAGCGGCTTGCGCTCTTGAAAACGTGCATGAGCCTGGCGACCCATGACGACGAGCGCAACTACGTCGTCAAACGCGCCGCCGCGGTGCGCACGGTCGATGCGTTGCGGTTCCTGGTTCCCTTCTTGGAAAGGCCGCCGCTTGCTCAGGAGGCATGTGCCAGCATCGTCGAACTGGCCCATCATCGCGAATTGCGCTTGCCGAACGAAGCCGAGTTCGCCAAGGCCCTTGATGCCGTGATTCGCATCTGCAAAGATCCGGGCGTCGTGGATCATGCGCAGCGGTATAAGGCCAATAAAACATAG